A single window of Malus sylvestris chromosome 5, drMalSylv7.2, whole genome shotgun sequence DNA harbors:
- the LOC126623687 gene encoding peptidyl-prolyl cis-trans isomerase FKBP62-like, translated as MDEDFDMPGAEEMNEDFDLPDEGPVLKVGEEKEIGHQGLKKKLLKEGEGWDTPNNGDEVEVHYTGTLLDGTQFDSSRDGGTPFKFTLGQGQVIKGWDEGIRTMKKGENALFTIPPALAYGESGSPPTIPPSATLQFDVELLSWTSVNDISKDGGVIKKILKEGEKWENPKDLDEVIVNFEAQLEDKTLVAKSQDVEFTIKDGYFCPAISKAVKTMKKGEKVLLTVKPQYGFGDKGKPASGSEGAVPPNTTLHITLELVSWRTVSEVTDDKKVIKKILKEGEGYERPNEGAVVKLKLIGKLQDGKEFLKKGHAEGEDLFEFKTDEEQVIDGLDRAVLTMKKGEVALLTIAPEYAFGSSESQQELAVVPPNSTVNYEVELASFEKDKESWDMNTEEKIEAAGKKKEEGNALFKAGKYARASKRYEKAVKYIDYDSSFSEEAKKQAKALKVACNLNDAACKLKLKDYKQAEKLCSKVLELEGRNVKALYRRAQAYIQLADLDLAELDIKKALEIDPNNRDVKLEHKTLKEKMKEYNKKEAKFYGNMFAKLTKSDSPDNNKATDKDAEPMSVDSKA; from the exons ATGGACGAGGACTTCGATATGCCGGGGGCGGAGGAGATGAACGAGGACTTCGATCTCCCCGATGAGGGGCCGGTGCTGAAGGTCGGCGAGGAGAAGGAGATCGGCCACCAGggcttgaagaagaagctcctcaaGGAAGGTGAAGGCTGGGACACCCCCAATAATGGCGACGAAGTTGAAG TTCATTATACTGGGACATTGCTGGACGGGACTCAGTTCGATTCGAGCCGCGACGGGGGGACTCCGTTCAAGTTCACTCTTGGACAAG GGCAAGTGATTAAAGGATGGGATGAAGGTATTAGAACAATGAAGAAAGGTGAGAATGCCCTTTTCACCATTCCTCCTGCGTTGGCTTATGGTGAGTCTGGATCGCCACCAACTATCCCTCCCAGTGCCACATTGCAATTCGACGTTGAATTGCTATCGTGGACCAGTGTCAATGACATATCCAAGGATGGTGGTGTAATCAAGAAGATCTTGAAAGAGGGAGAAAAATGGGAGAACCCAAAAGACCTCGACGAAGTTATAG TTAATTTTGAGGCGCAGCTTGAAGATAAAACACTTGTTGCAAAATCTCAAGATGTGGAATTCACTATCAAAGATG GTTACTTCTGTCCTGCAATTTCAAAGGCTGTTAAAACAATGAAGAAGGGGGAGAAGGTATTGTTAACGGTTAAACCACAAT ATGGATTTGGGGATAAAGGCAAACCTGCATCTGGTTCCGAGGGTGCAGTTCCTCCAAATACAACTCTGCATATCACTTTAGAGTTGGTATCATGGAGAACTGTATCTGAAGTGACAGATGACAAGAAGGTTATTAAGAAGATCCTGAAAGAAGGGGAGGGATATGAGCGTCCAAATGAAGGGGCTGTTGTTAAAT TGAAATTGATTGGGAAGCTGCAAGATGGGAAGGAATTTTTGAAGAAAGGTCATGCCGAAGGAGAAGACCTGTTCGAGTTTAAAACAGATGAAG AGCAAGTGATTGACGGGCTTGATAGAGCTGTATTGACAATGAAGAAGGGTGAGGTAGCACTCCTGACTATTGCACCAGAGTATGCATTTGGCTCTTCGGAGTCCCAGCAGGAGTTGGCTGTGGTACCTCCTAACTCAACTGTCAACTATGAGGTTGAGCTTGCATCTTTTGAGAAG GATAAGGAATCGTGGGACATGAATACTGAGGAAAAAATTGAAGCTGCTGgtaagaagaaggaagaagggaatGCTTTGTTTAAGGCGGGTAAATATGCAAGAGCTTCCAAGAGATATGAGAAG GCTGTGAAGTACATCGACTATGACTCTAGCTTCAGTGAAGAAGCGAAAAAACAAGCCAAGGCGTTGAAGGTTGCCTGCAATCTTAACGATGCAGCTTGCAAGCTGAAGCTGAAAGATTATAAACAGGCTGAAAAATTGTGTTCCAAG GTGTTGGAACTCGAGGGCAGAAATGTGAAGGCTCTGTACAGAAGGGCTCAGGCATATATTCAGCTGGCAGATTTGGATTTAGCTGAGCTTGACATCAAGAAAGCTCTTGAAATAGACCCTAACAACAG GGATGTGAAGCTGGAGCACAAGACACTGAAGGAGAAGATGAAAGAATACAATAAAAAGGAGGCCAAGTTCTATGGCAACATGTTTGCCAAATTGACCAAGTCGGACTCTCCCGATAACAAT AAAGCAACGGATAAAGACGCGGAACCCATGAGCGTAGACAGCAAGGCATAG